The DNA region TCTGGGTGAAGTGTTCGCCCGCTTTCCCCATCTGGACAAGAATTCGCTGATCGATGAAGCCTCCGTCCAAGTGACCGGGGAGATGACGGAAGAAGACGTGCTGAAAACCGTCATTCAGGCAGCGGTGGAAAAAACGAGCGTCGAGGAGCCTGACTGGCAATTTGTTGCCTCCCATCTGCTGGCACATGCCCTTTACGCGCAAGCAGCCCGAAATCGCGGATACGATCCTGCCGGGAAGTACGGTGACTTCCATTCGCTGTTACATACTCTGACCGAAAAAGGGCTGTACGGAAAATATTTGCTCGACACTTACACTCCCGGGGAAATTCGCGAACTTCAGGAAACGATCGTTCCCGAACGGGATCTTCTCTTCAACTACATCGGTTTGAAGGTGCTGGCCGACCGGTACATCGTGCGGGACTATGACGGCAAAGTGATGGAGCTCCCGCAAGAGAGATTCATGGTGATCGCCATGCACCTGGCACAAAAGGAAAAGGAACGGGTCAAATGGGCCAAGCAATTTTATGAAGTGCTCTCCAAACTGGAGATGACGGTGGCCACGCCGACCCTGAGCAACAGCGGAAAGCCGCTTCACCAATTGTCTTCGTGTTTCATCGACACCGTGGATGACTCCCTGTGGTCCATCTACAACACCAACTCGTCCACCGCCCAGGTTTCCAAACACGGTGGCGGAGTGGGGATTTACCTGGGCAAGGTTCGCTCCAAGGGGTCCAAAATTCGCGGTCACAAGGGTGCTTCCGGCGGCGTGATCCCGTGGATCCGCAACTACAACAACACGGCGGTCGCCGTCGACCAACTGGGGGTACGCCGCGGTGCCTTTGCCATCTATCTCGACGTGTGGCACGCCGACATCTTGGACTTCCTCAACCTGAAAACCAACAACGGTGACGACCGGTTGAAGGCTCATGACATCTTCCCGGGTGTCTGCATCCCCGACCTGTTCATGAAAACGGTGGAGGAGCGCGGAACCTGGTACCTGTTCGATCCGCATGAAGTGCGCTTGCAAATGGGCTGGTCTCTCGAAGATGCCTGGGGTGAGGAGTTTGAACGCCGGTATGAGGCGTGCGTGAACACCCCCGGGTTGGCCAAAGCCGAGATCCCGGCCATCGAGATCATGAAACGCATCATGGTCAGCGCTTTTGAAACGGGCACTCCGTTCCTGTTCTTCCGGGATACCGTCAACCGGGCCAATCCCAACAAACACACGGGCATGATCTATTCCTCCAACCTTTGCACGGAGATCTGCCAGAACATGACCCCGACCGAGTTGATCAGCGAAGAGCTCATCGACGAAAACGGGGAACCGGTGATCGTCACCAAACAGAAGCCGGGAGATTTCGTGGTGTGCAACCTTTCTTCCATCAATCTCGGACGGGTCCGGTCCATGGAGGATATCGCCCGGATCATTCCCATCCAGATGCGGATGCTGGACAACGTGATCGATCTCAACCTGTATCCGGTCAAACAGGCGGAAGTGACCAACCGCAAGTACCGGGCCGTTGGACTCGGAACCAGCGGTTATCACCAGTACCTGGCCCAGCGGAAAATCGCCTGGG from Staphylospora marina includes:
- a CDS encoding ribonucleoside-diphosphate reductase subunit alpha → MLNLAGEKLAPFEPLLGEVFARFPHLDKNSLIDEASVQVTGEMTEEDVLKTVIQAAVEKTSVEEPDWQFVASHLLAHALYAQAARNRGYDPAGKYGDFHSLLHTLTEKGLYGKYLLDTYTPGEIRELQETIVPERDLLFNYIGLKVLADRYIVRDYDGKVMELPQERFMVIAMHLAQKEKERVKWAKQFYEVLSKLEMTVATPTLSNSGKPLHQLSSCFIDTVDDSLWSIYNTNSSTAQVSKHGGGVGIYLGKVRSKGSKIRGHKGASGGVIPWIRNYNNTAVAVDQLGVRRGAFAIYLDVWHADILDFLNLKTNNGDDRLKAHDIFPGVCIPDLFMKTVEERGTWYLFDPHEVRLQMGWSLEDAWGEEFERRYEACVNTPGLAKAEIPAIEIMKRIMVSAFETGTPFLFFRDTVNRANPNKHTGMIYSSNLCTEICQNMTPTELISEELIDENGEPVIVTKQKPGDFVVCNLSSINLGRVRSMEDIARIIPIQMRMLDNVIDLNLYPVKQAEVTNRKYRAVGLGTSGYHQYLAQRKIAWESEEHLEEADKLFEELAYHAIKASMEIAREKGRYPLFEGSEWHTGEYFERRGYVSERWQELKRLVAEHGMRNAWVFAVAPTGSTSLIAGSTAGIDPVFAKFFVEEKRGAVIPQTAPNLSPETFWYYKEAHHIDQHWSIRAAGVRQRHIDQSQSINLYITPNTSAREFLELYMAAWREGLKTIYYVRNQSIEVEECVSCSS